One Megalops cyprinoides isolate fMegCyp1 chromosome 23, fMegCyp1.pri, whole genome shotgun sequence genomic region harbors:
- the smc1b gene encoding structural maintenance of chromosomes protein 1B, with product MGFLRQLDVENFKSWRGKQVIGPFKRFNCVIGTNGSGKSNVMDALSFVMGDRAANLRVRHTRDLIHGAHIGRPAAAAASVTMRYCEDSGEERAFSRTIAGGTSSEYRINGEQVTLAKYTAELEKIGIVVKARNCLVFQGAVESIAMMNPRERTRMLERISGSLELAEEYDRKKEAQQRAKEDTQFHFNKKKTATAEKKQVSLEKAEAVRYQALVDELAGHRLQLSLCQLFHKERGIGALTRTLQEQQALVAGKRSTVEALEGEVKGQKKAHGGLSRQLQHIDKEIQAQEKVLGQQRPQYIKAKVNRTHHERKAEEARAALQKGVAQQHRKERELQELRRELQELEHAWSSFQREVEEERAARGGDVQLEEAQLERYRELKELARKQGAILRQQAEKLRWDVKADNEKLEFDQRRKKEVEGNIKHAQTQLDGYSRRAEKLEEYTLSCRAALERHQQQEEGLVQELEQGRVRSEEVNQELGQVLAELQNARLDSQESRRQQRREEVLESLKRLYPETLFGRLVDLCHPIHKKYQLAVTKVFGRYMNAIVVSSEKVARDCIRFLKEQRAEPETFLPIDYLEVSPLVERLRQLRGAKLVLDVVQCASGVPQLREVLQFVCGNALVCETLKEAQHMAFEGAERHKVVALDGTMFSKSGEISGGSANLRSKARRWDEKEMSALKERRDQLTAELRGLVKVKRKEVELKQVQAQMQGVHTRMKYTNSEVETIRKKDIPACQAELSRLQSELTNLDSLIEMQRQSVEVKEARMKEIRDSVNKLEDTVFSDFCAEIGVENIRQYEQEHLKQQEELDRRRLQLETQRTRLSTQLEYEQSQLEQQRNRGWKWEETILKEENKVADQKKEEEKLLKAVDETLAKMQDLRNQQLAKKSQVADAKAELDRKVKGLQERSRELVKLQKEVISTETALEQRRMERHNLLLGCKVQSLPVALLSGSLEQISEVQLDGDSLSTAATLDIYEREEQMQIDYSALGPEVRELEAEEEVEAEVEKLRGEVSSLEAELQRTTAPNLKSLEKMREVKDMFQEVVDAFEASTRLARRCTQEFEQVKAKRFRLFSQCFEHVSVIIDQIYKELCRNSSAQAILAAENPDEPYLGGINYNCVAPGKRFMAMDNLSGGEKSIAALALVFAIHSFRPAPFLVMDEVDAALDNTNIGKVTSYIREKSREHFQIIVISLKEEFYSRADALLGVYSEFNECMVSRLLTLDLRPYPLKEGNEREEGEREEQK from the exons ATGGGCTTCCTCAGGCAGTTAGACGTGGAGAACTTTAAGTCGTGGCGCGGAAAGCAGGTGATCGGGCCGTTCAAGCGCTTCAACTGCGTCATCGGCACCAACGGCTCGG GGAAGTCGAACGTGATGGACGCGCTGAGCTTCGTGATGGGGGACCGGGCGGCGAACCTGCGGGTCCGGCACACCCGCGACCTGATCCACGGAGCCCACATCGGCCGGCCGGCGGCCGCCGCGGCCAGCGTCACCATGCGCTACTGCGAGGACAGCGGCGAGGAGCGGGCGTTCAGCCGCACCATCGCCGGCG GAACGTCCTCTGAGTACCGCATCAACGGCGAGCAGGTGACCCTCGCCAAGTACACGGCGGAGCTGGAGAAGATCGGCATCGTGGTCAAAGCCAGGAACTGCCTGGTGTTTCAG GGGGCCGTGGAGTCCATCGCCATGATGAACCCCAGGGAGAGGACCCGCATGCTGGAGCGCATCAGCGGCTCTCTCGAGCTGGCGGAGGAGTACGACAGGAAGAAGGAGGCGCAGCAGCGGGCCAAGGAGGACACGCAGTTCCACTTCAACAAGAAGAAGACGGCCACCGCCGAGAAGAAGCAGGTGTCCCTGGAGAAGGCAGAG GCTGTGAGGTACCAGGCGCTGGTGGATGAGCTGGCCGGTCACAGGCTGCAGCTGAGCCTGTGCCAGCTGTTCCATAAGGAGCGGGGCATCGGGGCGCTGACGCGGaccctgcaggagcagcaggcccTGGTGGCGGGGAAGAGGAGCACGGTGGAGGCACTGGAGGGGGAGGTCAAGGGCCAGAAGAAGGCGCATGGAGGCCTGTCCCGCCAGCTGCAGCACATCGACAAGGAAATCCA ggCTCAGGAGAAGGTCCTGGGGCAGCAGCGGCCGCAGTACATCAAGGCGAAGGTGAACAGGACGCACCACGAGCGCAAGGCGGAGGAGGCGCGGGCCGCGCTGCAGAAGGGCgtggcacagcagcacaggaaggagcgggagctgcaggagctgcgcagggagctgcaggagctggagcacGCCTGGAGCAGCTTccagagggaggtggaggaggagagagcggcGCGGGGCGGGGACgtgcagctggaggaggcgcag CTGGAGCGTTACAGAGAGCTGAAGGAGTTGGCCAGGAAGCAGGGTGCCATTCTGAGGCAGCAGGCAGAGAAACTTCGCTGGGATGTCAAGGCAGACAACGAGAAGCTGGAGTTTGACcagagaaggaagaaggaagtggag GGGAACATCAAGCACGCACAGACTCAGCTGGATGGCTACAGCAGGAGAGCCGAGAAGCTGGAGGAGTACACCCTCTCCTGCAG GGCGGCGCTGGAGCGgcaccagcagcaggaggagggcctggtgcaggagctggagcaggggCGCGTGCGCTCGGAGGAGGTGAACCAGGAGCTGGGCCAGGTGCTGGCGGAGCTGCAGAATGCCCGGCTGGACAGCCAGGAGAGCCGCCGGCAGCAGCGGCGCGAGGAGGTGCTGGAGAGCCTGAAGAGGCTGTACCCCGAAACCCTG TTTGGCCGCCTGGTGGACCTCTGCCACCCCATCCATAAGAAGTACCAGCTTGCTGTGACTAAGGTGTTTGGCCGCTACATGAACGCCATCGTGGTCTCGTCAGAGAAGGTGGCGCGTGACTGCATCAGGTTTCTGAAGGAGCAGAGGGCCGAGCCAGAAACTTTCCTGCCTATTGACTACCTGGAG GTGAGCCCGTTGGTGGAGCGGCTGCGGCAGCTGCGGGGGGCGAAGCTGGTGCTGGACGTGGTGCAGTGTGCCTCCGGCGTGCCGCAGCTGCGGGAGGTGCTGCAGTTCGTCTGCGGGAACGCCCTCGTCTGCGAGACGTTGAAGGAGGCGCAGCACATGGCTTTCGAAGGAGCCGAGCGCCACAAA GTGGTGGCTCTGGACGGTACCATGTTCTCGAAGTCGGGGGAGATCTCGGGGGGCTCGGCTAACCTGCGCAGCAAAGCACGTCGCTGGGATGAGAAGGAGATGAGCGCGCTGAAGGAGCGTAGGGACCAGCTGACGGCCGAGCTGCGC GGGCTGGTGAAGGTGAAGCGGAAGGAGGTGGAGCTGAAGCAGGTGCAGGCGCAGATGCAGGGGGTGCACACCCGCATGAAGTACACCAACAGCGAGGTGGAAACCATCCGCAAGAAGGACATCCCTGCATGTCAGGCG GAGCTGTCCAGGCTGCAGAGTGAGCTCACCAATCTGGACTCCCTTATTGAAATGCAGAGACAGAGTGTGGAGGTGAAGGAGGCCAGAATGAAGGAGATCCGGGACAGTGTGAATAAG CTTGAGGACACGGTGTTCAGCGATTTCTGCGCTGAGATCGGGGTGGAAAACATCCGGCAGTACGAGCAGGAGCACCTCaaacagcaggaggagctggacagGAGGCG CCTGCAGCTGGAGACTCAGAGGACCAGGCTGAGCACCCAGCTGGAGTATGAGCAGTCCCAGCTAGAGCAGCAGAGGAACAGGGGCTGGAAGTGGGAGGAGACCATCCTCAAGGAAGAGAACAAAGTGGCTGAccaaaaaaag gaggaggagaagctaCTGAAGGCTGTGGATGAGACCCTGGCGAAGATGCAGGACCTCAGAAACCAGCAGCTGGCCAAGAAGAGCCAGGTGGCCGACGCCAAGGCCGAGCTGGACAGGAAGGTGAAGGGCCTTCAGGAGAGGTCCAG GGAACTGGTGAAGTTGCAGAAGGAGGTCATCTCCACGGAGACGGCTCTGGAgcagaggaggatggagagacaCAACCTGCTACTGGGCTGTAAGGTCCAGAGCCTGCCTGTCGCTCTGCTGTCCGGCTCCCTGGAGCAGATCAGCGAGGTGCAG CTGGATGGAGACTCTCTGAGCACCGCTGCCACTCTGGACATCTATGAGCGAGAGGAGCAGATGCAGATCGACTACAGTGCCTTGGGACCAGAAGTCAGG gagctggaggcagaggaggaggtggaggcggAGGTGGAGAAGCTGCGGGGGGAGGTGTCTTCTCTGGAGGCGGAGCTGCAACGCACCACCGCCCCCAACCTCAAATCCCTGGAGAAGATGAGGGAGGTGAAGGACATGTTCCAGGAAGTGGTGGATG CCTTTGAGGCCAGCACCAGACTGGCCCGCAGATGCACCCAGGAGTTTGAGCAGGTGAAGGCCAAGCGCTTCCGGCTCTTCAGCCAGTGTTTCGAGCACGTCTCCGTCATCATCGACCAGATCTACAAAGAGCTGTGCAGGAACAGCAGCGCGCAG GCCATCCTCGCAGCAGAGAACCCGGATGAGCCCTACCTGGGTGGGATTAACTACAACTGCGTGGCTCCAGGCAAGCGCTTCATGGCCATGGACAACCTGTCTGGGGGAGAGAAGTCCATCGCAGCGCTGGCCCTGGTGTTCGCCATTCACAG CTTTCGACCTGCCCCTTTCCTGGTTATGGACGAGGTTGATGCAGCCTTGGACAACACCAACATCGGCAAG GTGACCAGCTACATCAGAGAGAAGTCTCGAGAGCACTTCCAGATCATCGTCATCTCTCTGAAGGAGGAGTTCTATTCCAGGGCCGACGCTCTGCTTGGAGTTTACTCAGAG TTCAATGAGTGCATGGTCAGCCGCCTCCTCACCCTGGACCTCCGGCCCTATCCTCTGAAGGAagggaacgagagagaggaaggagagagagaggagcagaagtGA
- the LOC118770750 gene encoding achaete-scute homolog 5 yields the protein MTADHSFFERLPYTRPMPLGLPVDHQGPPLRDAFGLPFHFDAKYLDPSYGHRYTGRFSYMPFPGTLGVYDYSFEPAFIRKRNERERQRVRCVNEGYARLREHLPQEFEDKRLSKVETLRAAINYIKHLQSLLDWAAVEGAPASRPSVHPEPASLAV from the exons ATGACAGCCGACCACAGTTTCTTCGAGCGACTGCCCTACACGCGGCCCATGCCGCTTGGACTCCCCGTGGATCACCAGGGGCCACCGCTGAGAGACGCGTTTGGACTGCCGTTTCATTTCGACGCGAAGTACCTGGATCCATCATACGGGCACCGGTACACCGGCCGCTTCTCTTACATGCCTTTTCCCGGGACCCTGGGCGTGTATGATTACTCCTTCGAACCGGCGTTTATTAGGAAACGGAACGAAAGGGAGAGACAGCGGGTCCGGTGCGTGAACGAGGGCTACGCGCGCCTCCGCGAGCATCTTCCGCAGGAGTTTGAGGACAAAAGACTGAGCAAAGTCGAGACGCTGCGAGCGGCTATAAACTACATCAAACATCTGCAAAGTCTGCTGGAT TGGGCTGCGGTTGAAGGCGCACCGGCGTCCCGGCCAAGTGTTCACCCAGAACCAGCGTCCCTCGCCGTGTAA
- the sapcd1 gene encoding suppressor APC domain-containing protein 1: MAFSESYTVVIIPLQSSLHSLDALRFFLWLKRLKDLEKEKDCLWAGLQVLEQARLWYQCRLEENRHKQGSAGEAPWAQESPARRCFLRICMQRVNGSLGDLVCDPAAAAVPYAERSRDPLSNLRWRNTALVQEVSARSLRISRLEQERDSLLQQLGEL; this comes from the exons ATGGCGTTCTCAGAGTCCTACACCGTGGTCATCATCCCTCTCCAAAGCAGCCTACACAGCCTGGACGCTCTGCGCTTCTTCCTCTGG CTGAAGAGGCTGAAGGAtttggagaaggagaaggactGCCTGTGGGCCGGGCTGCAGGTTCTGGAGCAGGCCCGGCTGTGGTACCAGTGCCGGCTGGAGGAGAACCGACACAAGCAGGGCAGTGCTGGGGAAGCCCCATGGGCCCAG GAGAGTCCAGCCAGGAGGTGTTTCCTCAGGATTTGTATGCAGAGAGTGAATGGGAGTTTGGGAGACCTCGTATGTGaccccgctgctgctgctgtcccctaCGCAGAACGAAGCAGAGATCCTCTGTCAAACCTCCGCTGGCGGAACACAGCACTCGTACAG GAGGTGAGCGCTCGGAGTCTGCGCATCTCcaggctggagcaggagagggacagCCTGCTTCAGCAGCTTGGTGAGCTGTAG